A segment of the Solanum lycopersicum chromosome 9, SLM_r2.1 genome:
AATCAcgagatacatgtatcttaGATACAGATAGAGAGAGGGGAGCAAGATAGTTAGAATATctcaaatacatataaatacacttggatatatatataatgtatctaAAACAAATTTCACCTAATTCTGACCAGATCTGGTATATGAAATCTGACACAGAtggtaattttgaaattttacgGGATCAAGGCACATAATTAGGCGTTAAACTAGTAAAATTTGTATTGTTTTCTATATGAATCTTCATTGTCGTTATTTACGCGTgtcttagatttttaaaaaaatattttaattttgattagtaaaaatatttgtttgttaCATGTTGCAGTTTCCTCTTATGAACCAGGAAGTGAAAACCGTACAGAAAATAGCAGAATGGTTAATCAACAACCTCAAATCCGTACTGCCGGAGAAAGTTCAACCGGACCTGGAGAAAGTGGCGATCTCCGGTCACAGCAAAGGCGGTAACACGGCATTCGCCGTAGCTTTGGACAGCTCAATGCCTCTAAAATTCTCAGCACTCCTTGGAATTGATCCAGTAGCAGGATGCTCTCCCTCCTGTCTACGTCCTCCCTACGTTCTCGAATACATCCCTCGTATTTTCAATCAATCGATCCCTGTTGCTGTTATTGGTGCTGGCTTGTCAAATCAATCAACATGTTGTTTGCTCCCGTCAGGTTGTTTTGTTTGTCCTGATTTTCTTATCATAatcgtatttatttatttatttttgttggtgacttttataaatgaaaaaaaaaagaataaatatatcccaaaatattgtaaataatATGCAGATATCCTGCGTTATATTTTGGGTACATTGGTGTCTCTGCTGTCAAAAAGCTATGCTctactatcattttttttatttcgatCCTAATACAGGTGCGCCAAATGGGGTTAATCATGCGGAATTTTTCAATGAGAGTAAGCCCCCTTGTTATTATTTCCTTGCTAAGGATTATGGTCATGCAGATATGCTTCAAGCTGATGGAATAATGGCAATTTTAATCAGAATTATGATGAAAAGTGGAAAAGGATCTAAGAAAAGTATGAGAAGAGCTGTTGGAGGAATTGTGGTAGCATTTCTTAAGGcttatttggaaggtcaaattgATGATTTAAATGAGATTGTTAAATCACCTAATCTTGCTCCAATTATTCTTGATCCAGTTATATCTATCAaggattaattaactaattaattagaatTGGATGTTATCAAGTATATATGTGGATGTTTGCATTTCTACCAATCTTATTCTAAAATGTGGTCCTCTTATTTCAGAAATAAGTTTGTTTCGAAAACACTCGAATCAATATgtctttctttcttctaattttgaGTCATATATATCTCTCTTTTAttcatttctttgtttattgtaTGGGTATCAAGTTAACAAACAGGTTTGTTGGGttgttaaattagttaattttcttaaatttatttcgGTATTTAACTAGGAAAGAGTTTATTAGATGCTAGTTTATCTATGTTATTTGAACCCTTTAAAATTGTTGGCAAGTGTGTGTTAGATTGTCCAAACGAAAAGTAAtgtatttttagaaaattctaTATGAAtgcaatataaaaaatgaagcgTTCCTGCATATTATATGTTGATGGTGTAAAaagaatttatattattaggAGTTGATATGCATCAATTTGTAACTTTTTATAAGGAGTTTGATAtgataactttttaaaaagaaaaatctatgtAATAATTGATAAGAGTTATGAGAAACGTCTTTAGCTGTCGGTCATTTCGTGCGaaggataaaaatataaatagtgattggataaatttttgtatcttgtttgattttcatgtttgaaataacttattcattatttatatcATAGT
Coding sequences within it:
- the LOC101265579 gene encoding chlorophyllase-2 isoform X5; amino-acid sequence: MHGNWQSKHRERHIKMGVSSIFEVGNETIDTINVKSSSSLPCSLLVFSPTKKAPYPVLLFFHGFMLQPSWYKSLLQHISSHRYIIVAPQFPLMNQEVKTVQKIAEWLINNLKSVLPEKVQPDLEKVAISGHSKGGNTAFAVALDSSMPLKFSALLGIDPVAGCSPSCLRPPYVLEYIPRIFNQSIPVAVIGAGLSNQSTCCLLPSGAPNGVNHAEFFNEKL
- the LOC101265579 gene encoding chlorophyllase-2 isoform X1, yielding MHGNWQSKHRERHIKMGVSSIFEVGNETIDTINVKSSSSLPCSLLVFSPTKKAPYPVLLFFHGFMLQPSWYKSLLQHISSHRYIIVAPQFPLMNQEVKTVQKIAEWLINNLKSVLPEKVQPDLEKVAISGHSKGGNTAFAVALDSSMPLKFSALLGIDPVAGCSPSCLRPPYVLEYIPRIFNQSIPVAVIGAGLSNQSTCCLLPSGAPNGVNHAEFFNESKPPCYYFLAKDYGHADMLQADGIMAILIRIMMKSGKGSKKSMRRAVGGIVVAFLKAYLEGQIDDLNEIVKSPNLAPIILDPVISIKD
- the LOC101265579 gene encoding chlorophyllase-1 isoform X3, which codes for MHGNWQSKHRERHIKMGVSSIFEVGNETIDTINVKSSSSLPCSLLVFSPTKKAPYPVLLFFHGFMLQPSWYKSLLQHISSHRYIIVAPQFPLMNQEVKTVQKIAEWLINNLKSVLPEKVQPDLEKVAISGHSKGGNTAFAVALDSSMPLKFSALLGIDPVAGCSPSCLRPPYVLEYIPRIFNQSIPVAVIGAGLSNQSTCCLLPSDMLQADGIMAILIRIMMKSGKGSKKSMRRAVGGIVVAFLKAYLEGQIDDLNEIVKSPNLAPIILDPVISIKD
- the LOC101265579 gene encoding chlorophyllase-1 isoform X4; translation: MHGNWQSKHRERHIKMGVSSIFEVGNETIDTINVKSSSSLPCSLLVFSPTKKAPYPVLLFFHGFMLQPSWYKSLLQHISSHRYIIVAPQEVKTVQKIAEWLINNLKSVLPEKVQPDLEKVAISGHSKGGNTAFAVALDSSMPLKFSALLGIDPVAGCSPSCLRPPYVLEYIPRIFNQSIPVAVIGAGLSNQSTCCLLPSDMLQADGIMAILIRIMMKSGKGSKKSMRRAVGGIVVAFLKAYLEGQIDDLNEIVKSPNLAPIILDPVISIKD
- the LOC101265579 gene encoding chlorophyllase-2 isoform X6, with product MHGNWQSKHRERHIKMGVSSIFEVGNETIDTINVKSSSSLPCSLLVFSPTKKAPYPVLLFFHGFMLQPSWYKSLLQHISSHRYIIVAPQEVKTVQKIAEWLINNLKSVLPEKVQPDLEKVAISGHSKGGNTAFAVALDSSMPLKFSALLGIDPVAGCSPSCLRPPYVLEYIPRIFNQSIPVAVIGAGLSNQSTCCLLPSGAPNGVNHAEFFNEKL
- the LOC101265579 gene encoding chlorophyllase-2 isoform X2, which codes for MHGNWQSKHRERHIKMGVSSIFEVGNETIDTINVKSSSSLPCSLLVFSPTKKAPYPVLLFFHGFMLQPSWYKSLLQHISSHRYIIVAPQEVKTVQKIAEWLINNLKSVLPEKVQPDLEKVAISGHSKGGNTAFAVALDSSMPLKFSALLGIDPVAGCSPSCLRPPYVLEYIPRIFNQSIPVAVIGAGLSNQSTCCLLPSGAPNGVNHAEFFNESKPPCYYFLAKDYGHADMLQADGIMAILIRIMMKSGKGSKKSMRRAVGGIVVAFLKAYLEGQIDDLNEIVKSPNLAPIILDPVISIKD